ACAGCGTTATTTGGATAAAGCGTCATTGCTGGCTGAGCAAATTGATGATAATGCCCAAATAAAAGCCGATATCAGTCTTTGGCAGTCGCGCTTGAATATGGATAGGGGAGCTTATCGTTTAGCGCTAAAGTCTTCTTTCGTACCTGAGATTTCAGGTATTCGGCAAGAGACTATCGCACAGTTAAAACTCACACGTTCGTGGGCTCATTTACAGCTTGGTGAATACTTACAAGCCAAGCAAATTCTAGATGATTTAGACGATGCGGGTTATCTGGTTCAAAATCGAAGAATGCGGATAATGTCGACGGTGCAGCGTGCCAGAGTCGCTTTACAAAGTGGTGATTTTGCAACGTCAATTGAGTTAGCTCAGGCCGGGCTAAGAGACACACTTGGTACACGTTTTTTACTCTTTCAATCTCAGTTACAATGGCTATTGGCCTCAGCCCATGCTCAAATAGGCGATTATCAGCAGGCACATCGCTATCTAAAGCGCTACGCTGTTACTGAGCAGTCACTGAATTTGCAAAAGCGCAATAACAAATTACTTAAGCTAGAAGCACAGTACTCTCTTGCTCAGCAAAAACAAGCGCTTAACGAATTGGAGCGTGATAATGCCCAGCAGGCAAAACAGATTATGGCGCACCAACAACAGATAGAAAACGCTAGATTAAGCCAGCAGCGTTGGCTATTGATAGCCTTGCTTGCATTTACTCTGGTGCTGGTATTTTATTGGCGATGGCAGAATCGCCGTTACACCAAGCTGTTAGAGAGTCAGGTTGCGCAACGTACTGAGGAGTTGGCGGAACGAAACAAGCGTTTGCAAACCCTAAGCTTCACTGATAGCTTAACTGGGCTTAGCAATCGACACCACTTTTTTAGTATGATTGATAGTACCATTGAGGTACACAGACAAAAGTGGCAAGTTCCGCAAAGACAACAGAACGCCGATCTGATTTTTGTCATTGTTGATATTGATCACTTTAAAAATATCAATGACAGCTTTGGCCATGCGGCAGGAGATATTGTGCTGCAAGACTTTGCTGAAATCCTTAAGCAATGCACAAGAGAGTCAGATATTTTAGTGCGTTGGGGTGGAGAAGAGTTTTTGCTGGTGATGCCGGATATGGACAGAGCGGCTGCACACGAAGTAACAGAACGGATCCGTCGCCAAGTGGAGAGCTATCCATTTGTGGTGAACGATCAAACGATTAACTGTACATGTTCAATTGGCTTTGCGCCATTCCCGTTTGACCCAACACAACCAGATAAGCTTAGCTGGGAGCACGTGTTGGAGTTAGCCGACGGTGGTTTATATCTGGCGAAAGAATCTCATCGTAATGCTTGGGTTGGTGTCCATACCGGAGACGAGGAAATGCAAAGTCCAGCCGAGCATGTGGTGCAAAATCTACGCTCATACTTACAAGCGGGCAAACTAAAAACATGGTCAAATCTATCCGATCTTATTTACGCTTGTAATACTCGTTAAGCGAATTCGGCTGTTTGGCGGCATCAAGTTTAGGTGTATCATATTGAGCAAGATAGAATAATAAAGTGTTAGAGTTTTGCTGCCGATTGAAGCCTTTATACCTGAGATTATTTCCACCTTATCCAATGATAACCGTTTAGTATTGCAGGCCGAACCCGGCGCAGGTAAATCGACCTTAGTGCCACTGCGTTTACTGCAAGCTGATATTTTTTCCGGTAAAAAAATCATTATGCTTGAGCCACGTCGTGTGGCGGCAAAATCTATTGCGACCTTTTTAGCCAAACAGTTGGGAGAATCGGTCGGTGATCGAGTTGGTTATCAAATCCGAAACGAGCAACGTGTTTCATCCAACACCCGCTTGGAAATCGTCACCGAAGGCGTATTGACTCGACGTCTTCAAGCGGATCCTGAACTTAGTGATGTTGCACTTATTATCTTTGATGAATTCCATGAACGTTCTATTCATGCGGATTTAGCCTTAATGCTCGCGTTTGAAGTGCAACAGGCGTATCGAGATGACCTCAAATTGTTGGTGATGTCTGCCACCATAGACACGGAGCTACTATCTAACTATCTGAATGGCGCACCAAAGTTATCTTGCCCAGGTAAAACCTATCCTGTTGAAGTTGAATATATCGGAAAAGCGAGCCGTTACTTGGCGGATCATGTGTTAAGTGCGCTGCGCCATGCTTTCACTCTGCAAGGCGATGGTGATGTACTGGTTTTTCTACCCGGACAGGCTGATATTCAGCGCTGCATTGAGGCTTGCCAAGTACTTGACCAAAGTAATATTGAGCTTATGCCTTTGTACGGCGGATTACCCTTATCTGAGCAAGAAAAGGTGCTCAATAAAAGCGATGGTGCATCCAGGCGTGTTATTTTTGCGACTAATGTTGCTGAGACCAGTTTGACTATTACCGGGATCACTGTGGTTATAGATTCTGGCCTTGAAAAACGCTTAACCTATGATGTTAAAAGCGGTCTCTCTCGACTCGATACGGTGATGATCTCAAAGGCATCAGCAACACAACGAGCCGGGCGTGCAGGTCGTCTACGCGCAGGTCACTGTTTACGTCTTTGGCGCGAAAGCGAGCATAATAATTTACGTGACTTTCAGCCAGAAGAAATCACCACCACTGACCTATCTGACTTAGCGTTAGAGCTAAGTGCGTGGGGGGTGACTCAATACAAGGACGCGAATTGGCTAACACCGCCACCGGTGCAACATTTTTCGGTGGCCTGTCAATTAAATCAATCGCTTGGCTTGGTCGATGCGCATAATAAAGTGTTAACTGCTGGGCAGCGTGCACTACAACTGGGTGTTTCGCCTCGTCTTGCTAGCATGCTACTGCGATGTGAGACGTCTATTGAGCAACAACTTGCTTGTTTTTTGGCGGCGATATTAAGCGAGCGAGATATTTTAGTGCAAGCCAACACAAGTGACGTATGTGAGCGAGTTTTAGCATTGATTGAGTTTGTTCAAGACCGTACCCGTGCCGCCAAAGCATATCGCTTGCACAGAGCTGCCGCAGAGCAGGCCGTAAAATTGGCCAAATCATTTGCACACAAACTGGGAATTAAGCTCAAGAGTGAAGCAATCACCCTTGTAGATATTCAAATCTTAGTGCCTACTTTATTGCTCCATGCCTTTCCTGACAGAGCTGCACAAAAACGTCCTCAAGGGGATAACCGCTACTTGCTTGCGAATGGACGGGGAGTAACATTACGTGACGGCGATCCGCTGCAAGGTCAGGCCTACTTGATTGTTTGTGATGTGGATGGCAAAAATAAGGATGGCTTGGTATTTCTTAGCTGCGCAATTGAAAAGGGCACATTACTTGAGCAACTAGCGCCATATTTGAGTGAGGTGGTGCGGTATCAACTGGATAGTAAAAAGGAGGCGATTCAGGGCCGTCAACAAGTTAAATATCATGCTCTAGTATTAAAGGAGCAAAACCTGAGTCAAATTCCCAAAGAAGCGTTTGCCCAATGTGTGAAGGATATTCTCACATCGGAAGGGCTTGGTCTGCTCAATTGGTCGGCAAAAAGTCACGCATGGCTTGCTCGAGCTAAATGGTTAAGTGAGCACTTGAATACCTTCCCACAGATATCTGAGGCAAGTTTGATGGCGCAGCTTGATACTTGGTTATTGCCCTATTTGACGGGCGTAAACACTATCAAACAACTGAAGCAACTGGATATTTTTAATCTGCTTCAAGCGACACTCACTTGGGATCAGCAACAGCAACTCGAAGCGCAAGCACCTGAGTTTTATGTTACGCCAAGCGATAAGCGAGTCGCGATCCGCTACGATGAGCACCAAGGGCCAACCGTTTCTGTGGTGTTACAAGAAATGTTTGGTCAATTGACGTCGCCGATGCTCGCTAATGGTCAAGTCCCGGTGCGATTCGAGCTGTTATCTCCAGCGAAAAGGCCAATCCAAACCACCAGCGATTTAGGCAACTTTTGGCAAACTTCTTATTTTGAGGTGGCCAAAGAAATGCGTGGTCGATATCCAAAACACCGATGGCCAGATAAACCGCTTGAGGAAAAGCCTGGCCGCTCCATAAAACCGAGAGGTTGAAGCATGGTTTAGTCAAAGCTTGGGTAAGCAAGCCAGTGAGGAATATACTGACTTTGCTGATGTAGCTTAAAACCAAAAATATCATGCGCTAAAATTGTAAGCGCAGTAAGGGGGAGCGAGTATAGCTCTCTTTTTTGTTGCAGTGGGGAGCGGCTGAGATAATATTTATGATGTAGTTCCAACGCTTGTTGTATCGCTTGATTAAACGCTTGCGCGTCGCTGAACATTCCTTGTATCACTTTAGTGAGCGGATATTGAATAGTTCGAGCATATAAATGCTCTTCATCCTCACGGTTAGAAACGTCATCGTTACAGATGTTAGTTAACGCTGGCGTTATGTCAGAGTCACTGGTGAGCAATGCCTGATACAACTCGATAAGAGCAAGCTCAAAGGTTGTGCACGGCGCTTGATCTGGACTGCATTGAAACTCGCTTAGATTAATTTCTTTGAGATAATCAATGCTGCCTTGCTGGCGTGTTAGAATGGATATATTAACCGCTTGCAACCAGGCTTTTGGCGTAATACTCTCGGGACTGGAGGTACCAGTATACCGAAACGCATCGTCAAGATGGATTGTAAAAGATTGATGTGATTTGAAATGATTTAAAAACACGCCCAACCCTAGTTGTTGGATCATAAGCAGATATCGCCATGCAGTGTCGCTATTTGGTAATAGATGAACCATTCTGGGAATAACTTCGTTAGTACAAAAATCAAATAGATTATAGAATCCTAGCTTTGGATAGTAGTCTAGATAACATATATAAAGCTCAATGCGTGAATCGGCATAATGCACTAATTCAGCATCGTCATTTAGCATTTC
This genomic interval from Pseudoalteromonas galatheae contains the following:
- a CDS encoding GGDEF domain-containing protein, with the protein product MQPAVVSLCIMMSSLITFCVFAYEPSEQIQRNLNALQTSAEQDYDLSLLPEIRALREQARAQGNKPLQIKALLLEGSIVQHFGEFEDGLDLHQQALQLAEADNNKFLKANTYLAIAHLDIDLESYELAQRYLDKASLLAEQIDDNAQIKADISLWQSRLNMDRGAYRLALKSSFVPEISGIRQETIAQLKLTRSWAHLQLGEYLQAKQILDDLDDAGYLVQNRRMRIMSTVQRARVALQSGDFATSIELAQAGLRDTLGTRFLLFQSQLQWLLASAHAQIGDYQQAHRYLKRYAVTEQSLNLQKRNNKLLKLEAQYSLAQQKQALNELERDNAQQAKQIMAHQQQIENARLSQQRWLLIALLAFTLVLVFYWRWQNRRYTKLLESQVAQRTEELAERNKRLQTLSFTDSLTGLSNRHHFFSMIDSTIEVHRQKWQVPQRQQNADLIFVIVDIDHFKNINDSFGHAAGDIVLQDFAEILKQCTRESDILVRWGGEEFLLVMPDMDRAAAHEVTERIRRQVESYPFVVNDQTINCTCSIGFAPFPFDPTQPDKLSWEHVLELADGGLYLAKESHRNAWVGVHTGDEEMQSPAEHVVQNLRSYLQAGKLKTWSNLSDLIYACNTR
- the hrpB gene encoding ATP-dependent helicase HrpB; this translates as MLPIEAFIPEIISTLSNDNRLVLQAEPGAGKSTLVPLRLLQADIFSGKKIIMLEPRRVAAKSIATFLAKQLGESVGDRVGYQIRNEQRVSSNTRLEIVTEGVLTRRLQADPELSDVALIIFDEFHERSIHADLALMLAFEVQQAYRDDLKLLVMSATIDTELLSNYLNGAPKLSCPGKTYPVEVEYIGKASRYLADHVLSALRHAFTLQGDGDVLVFLPGQADIQRCIEACQVLDQSNIELMPLYGGLPLSEQEKVLNKSDGASRRVIFATNVAETSLTITGITVVIDSGLEKRLTYDVKSGLSRLDTVMISKASATQRAGRAGRLRAGHCLRLWRESEHNNLRDFQPEEITTTDLSDLALELSAWGVTQYKDANWLTPPPVQHFSVACQLNQSLGLVDAHNKVLTAGQRALQLGVSPRLASMLLRCETSIEQQLACFLAAILSERDILVQANTSDVCERVLALIEFVQDRTRAAKAYRLHRAAAEQAVKLAKSFAHKLGIKLKSEAITLVDIQILVPTLLLHAFPDRAAQKRPQGDNRYLLANGRGVTLRDGDPLQGQAYLIVCDVDGKNKDGLVFLSCAIEKGTLLEQLAPYLSEVVRYQLDSKKEAIQGRQQVKYHALVLKEQNLSQIPKEAFAQCVKDILTSEGLGLLNWSAKSHAWLARAKWLSEHLNTFPQISEASLMAQLDTWLLPYLTGVNTIKQLKQLDIFNLLQATLTWDQQQQLEAQAPEFYVTPSDKRVAIRYDEHQGPTVSVVLQEMFGQLTSPMLANGQVPVRFELLSPAKRPIQTTSDLGNFWQTSYFEVAKEMRGRYPKHRWPDKPLEEKPGRSIKPRG
- a CDS encoding immunity 49 family protein, with product MQITAFFVIMLNCLIFTTINAKGKLSPSRAKRWGMFWLASIAFFFILGLFFNIYEEQDEFRATLSNYASLVILGYFVFRFFNRHKLNAQRQALKDAKIASVAMPPATDTDSMLNTSYQVAAMDEGDLEIVQIIEHMFSQEMLNDDAELVHYADSRIELYICYLDYYPKLGFYNLFDFCTNEVIPRMVHLLPNSDTAWRYLLMIQQLGLGVFLNHFKSHQSFTIHLDDAFRYTGTSSPESITPKAWLQAVNISILTRQQGSIDYLKEINLSEFQCSPDQAPCTTFELALIELYQALLTSDSDITPALTNICNDDVSNREDEEHLYARTIQYPLTKVIQGMFSDAQAFNQAIQQALELHHKYYLSRSPLQQKRELYSLPLTALTILAHDIFGFKLHQQSQYIPHWLAYPSFD